Proteins encoded within one genomic window of Empedobacter falsenii:
- a CDS encoding AraC family transcriptional regulator: MKNYENLKETLSFYGVNCNKLYYISSGNPIFAFPERSFRIDFYAFCICLSGSIEVEIDSQKYCITQNEFLISAPSTVLKILDTSSNFRMKLLFFEKNFLLKNISNPFFIDKLNLFTHQNFTVCKANKKEVNHLFMLINYLQEQRERNVLFLEDIIRSIIFTLLLESASIIAEQYSKENKNHSREINTLFCKFTQLVQENVIAHKDVQFYADQLFITNKYLIHLVKKATKKTPHVIIDEYLLKEAYVLLGYSEKTIVQIALDLGFNSSSSFGRFFKKYTSISPQQYRKQQHI; this comes from the coding sequence ATGAAAAACTATGAAAATCTAAAAGAGACCTTGTCTTTTTATGGCGTAAATTGTAATAAACTATATTATATCTCATCAGGAAATCCAATTTTTGCGTTTCCTGAAAGATCATTTCGAATCGACTTTTATGCATTTTGTATTTGTTTATCTGGCTCAATAGAAGTTGAGATAGATTCTCAGAAATATTGTATTACTCAAAATGAATTCTTAATTTCTGCTCCTTCTACTGTTTTGAAAATTCTAGATACTAGCTCTAATTTCAGAATGAAATTGTTATTTTTTGAGAAAAATTTTCTCCTTAAAAACATTTCTAATCCTTTCTTTATTGATAAACTTAATTTGTTTACACATCAAAACTTTACAGTTTGTAAGGCAAATAAAAAAGAAGTGAATCATCTTTTTATGCTAATCAATTATCTTCAAGAGCAACGAGAAAGAAATGTTTTGTTCTTAGAAGATATTATTCGATCTATTATTTTTACTTTACTACTTGAATCTGCCTCTATAATTGCTGAACAATATTCAAAAGAAAATAAAAATCATTCTCGCGAAATCAACACTCTATTTTGTAAGTTTACACAACTTGTACAAGAAAATGTTATCGCTCACAAAGACGTACAGTTTTATGCAGATCAATTATTTATTACAAATAAATATTTGATTCACCTTGTAAAAAAAGCAACTAAGAAAACTCCACATGTTATTATTGACGAATATTTATTAAAAGAAGCGTATGTTTTGCTTGGTTATTCAGAGAAAACAATTGTCCAAATAGCATTAGATCTAGGTTTCAACTCTTCTTCATCTTTTGGTCGGTTTTTTAAAAAATACACTTCTATTTCACCTCAACAATATAGAAAACAACAACATATATAA